A stretch of Rhodothermales bacterium DNA encodes these proteins:
- a CDS encoding DUF1080 domain-containing protein: MPRACLATLLFVFVVTASAGCGGDAPPTDIDTPTTAVAATPVLNTLTDAERDAGWQLLFDGSTFDGWRGYRKDHVPLEHWTIEDGVIHKIASGKVPLMADGQPMAGGDIMTVATYENFEVSFDWKVAPGANSGIKYNVVESMSDTNPLGFEYQVLDDDLHPDAMMGRDGNRTAAGLYDLIAPADKALNPAGAWNSGRILFNGAHAEHWLNGKKTLEYDLGSTRMDSLLSLSKYAPIAGFADKRAGHIVLQDHNDDVWYRNIKIRTLSGE, translated from the coding sequence ATGCCCCGTGCCTGCTTGGCGACCCTCCTTTTCGTGTTCGTAGTAACGGCATCCGCCGGATGCGGCGGGGATGCGCCGCCTACCGACATCGATACGCCCACGACTGCCGTGGCCGCGACACCCGTCCTGAATACCCTGACCGACGCTGAGCGAGATGCCGGGTGGCAGCTACTGTTTGATGGGTCGACGTTCGACGGATGGCGCGGCTACCGTAAAGACCATGTGCCCCTGGAGCATTGGACGATCGAAGACGGCGTCATCCACAAAATCGCCAGCGGGAAAGTGCCCCTCATGGCCGACGGCCAGCCGATGGCCGGAGGCGACATCATGACCGTTGCCACCTACGAGAACTTCGAGGTATCCTTCGACTGGAAGGTGGCGCCGGGCGCCAACAGCGGCATCAAGTACAACGTGGTCGAGTCCATGTCCGACACGAACCCGCTCGGGTTCGAGTATCAGGTGTTGGACGACGACCTCCACCCCGATGCGATGATGGGGCGTGATGGAAATCGGACGGCCGCGGGATTGTACGACCTCATTGCGCCGGCCGACAAAGCCCTCAACCCGGCCGGCGCGTGGAACAGTGGCCGGATCCTCTTCAACGGCGCCCACGCGGAACACTGGCTAAACGGCAAGAAAACCCTCGAATACGACCTCGGATCGACCCGGATGGATTCGCTGCTCTCCCTCAGCAAGTACGCCCCCATCGCGGGGTTCGCGGACAAACGCGCCGGCCATATCGTCCTCCAGGATCACAATGACGACGTGTGGTACCGTAACATCAAGATTCGAACCTTATCTGGCGAATAA